Proteins found in one Nitratiruptor sp. SB155-2 genomic segment:
- a CDS encoding ABC transporter ATP-binding protein, with the protein MEYIIRIKNLWKRFGDNQVLKGVDLNIVKGKTTVILGLSGGGKSTIIKHIVRLLKPDQGEVWVDHVDMAKADEETVFAMRKKIGYLFQSGALFDSMNVYENVSFPLREHTNLSESEIRQKVEERLVMVGLEPKKVLKLYPDELSGGMRKRVGLARSIVLDPGIILYDEPTSGLDPITSDLISQLIKKTQENLGVTSVLISHDIKESFKCGDYFAMLYDGKIIEYGDKEHFQNSTNPYVRQFLEGKGEGPIKIVE; encoded by the coding sequence GTGGAATATATCATCCGTATCAAAAATCTTTGGAAACGTTTTGGCGATAATCAGGTCTTAAAAGGTGTCGATCTCAATATTGTCAAGGGAAAAACGACTGTCATTTTAGGTCTATCTGGTGGTGGGAAGTCGACGATCATCAAACATATCGTACGACTTTTGAAACCGGATCAGGGAGAAGTGTGGGTAGATCATGTGGATATGGCAAAGGCCGATGAAGAGACAGTTTTTGCTATGCGCAAAAAAATAGGTTATCTTTTTCAAAGTGGTGCACTATTTGATAGCATGAATGTGTATGAGAATGTCTCTTTTCCATTGCGTGAACATACGAACTTGAGTGAGAGTGAAATCCGTCAAAAAGTGGAAGAGCGCCTCGTTATGGTAGGACTTGAGCCAAAAAAAGTTTTGAAACTCTATCCAGACGAGCTTAGTGGCGGGATGCGAAAAAGAGTTGGGCTTGCAAGAAGCATTGTGCTCGATCCGGGTATCATTTTGTATGATGAACCCACAAGTGGGCTCGACCCAATAACAAGTGATCTCATTTCACAGCTTATCAAGAAGACTCAAGAAAACCTGGGGGTGACTTCTGTTCTAATTAGTCACGATATTAAAGAGAGCTTCAAATGTGGGGACTATTTTGCCATGCTTTATGATGGAAAGATTATCGAATATGGAGACAAAGAGCATTTTCAAAATTCGACAAATCCGTATGTAAGGCAGTTTTTGGAAGGGAAGGGCGAAGGTCCTATCAAAATAGTAGAGTAA
- the ftsA gene encoding cell division protein FtsA → MSKTILAIDIGSTKVATLIAQRNDEETLVVTGSSVTKTQGLKKGVITNIDLATKSIKEAYEDANRISGTSPTKAIVSISGAYVKGTNSTGIVNIPNKEISIDEINRVMQTALYNANIPHEYEVIHVLPYKFKVDGQDFIEDPLGMNASRLEVDVHIIAAPKSSISNLKKAVQQAGLQIESIVLSGYASAIATLNEDEKELGACVIDMGGSTCNLVIHAGNSIVYNDFLAVGSMHITNDLSMALHTPLSVAEEIKLLYGNIKNAQAETIEIPSIGEEGATHQVSLEIVYNVIYARVEETLMILAQSIEKSGLKDQIGGGIVLTGGMTKLGGIRELANAIFDHMPTRIAKPRSLQVMPKEWNDPAFATVVGLVLYGNGEFTPYEIDSNRRLRYSKELISINENPHFNEDIQHEDSHHAEKEDLLNLEEMESFEEKKKKKSIGGFFKWLTQLF, encoded by the coding sequence TTGTCAAAAACGATTTTAGCGATCGATATAGGGTCAACAAAAGTTGCCACTCTGATTGCCCAAAGAAATGATGAAGAGACACTCGTTGTCACAGGTAGTAGTGTCACAAAAACACAGGGTCTCAAAAAAGGAGTCATCACTAACATAGATTTGGCCACGAAATCCATCAAAGAAGCGTACGAAGATGCAAATAGAATCTCTGGAACATCCCCTACAAAGGCAATAGTCTCGATTTCCGGAGCCTACGTCAAAGGTACGAACAGTACCGGAATAGTCAATATTCCAAATAAAGAGATCTCCATCGATGAAATCAATAGAGTGATGCAGACTGCTCTATATAATGCGAACATTCCTCATGAATATGAAGTGATTCATGTGCTTCCATACAAATTCAAAGTCGATGGACAAGATTTCATTGAAGATCCTCTCGGTATGAATGCAAGTAGACTGGAAGTGGATGTGCATATCATCGCTGCACCAAAATCGAGTATCTCCAATCTGAAAAAAGCTGTACAGCAAGCGGGCTTACAAATCGAATCGATTGTCTTGAGCGGATACGCTTCTGCAATCGCTACGCTCAACGAAGATGAAAAAGAGCTTGGTGCCTGTGTGATCGATATGGGCGGCAGCACATGCAACCTTGTGATCCATGCGGGAAACTCTATTGTCTATAATGACTTTTTGGCAGTTGGCTCGATGCATATCACAAACGATCTTTCGATGGCTCTACATACCCCCCTGTCCGTAGCCGAAGAGATAAAATTGCTCTACGGCAATATCAAAAACGCTCAGGCTGAAACAATTGAGATTCCCTCCATAGGAGAGGAAGGGGCTACACATCAGGTCTCTTTGGAGATTGTCTACAACGTCATTTATGCCCGAGTAGAAGAGACCCTCATGATACTGGCCCAATCTATCGAAAAAAGTGGCCTGAAAGACCAGATAGGCGGTGGAATCGTACTCACGGGCGGAATGACTAAGCTTGGCGGCATCCGAGAATTGGCGAACGCCATTTTTGATCACATGCCAACGCGCATTGCGAAACCGAGAAGTCTTCAAGTTATGCCAAAAGAGTGGAACGATCCGGCTTTTGCCACTGTCGTGGGTTTGGTGCTTTATGGCAATGGAGAGTTTACTCCATATGAGATCGATTCCAATCGCCGTTTGCGATACAGCAAAGAGCTTATATCCATCAATGAAAACCCTCATTTTAATGAGGATATACAGCATGAGGATTCTCACCATGCCGAAAAAGAGGATCTTTTGAATCTTGAGGAGATGGAGTCTTTTGAAGAGAAGAAAAAGAAAAAAAGTATTGGCGGATTTTTCAAATGGCTTACGCAACTATTTTAA
- the abc-f gene encoding ribosomal protection-like ABC-F family protein, translating to MALIDLTQIKKSYEAQKILCGVDFTIDEGERVAIVGKNGSGKSTLMKIVAGLEDFDEGERKVRQNLKIRMLPQVPKFDPILTVKEAILDQLKEINEAKKRYEQVSIKIAENPENNALLEELNALSNFLDYHNAWNMEEKIERVLQEFHLKKYEERLVTTLSGGEQRRVALAGLLLQKPDLLLLDEPTNHLDVYMVSFLEEMIAKERYTMLFVSHDRYFIDNVATRVVEVEDCHLRSFKGGYSSYLEQKEELLKNMQKQHENLLRLLKQEEEWLRRGVKARVKRNEGRKKRVLELREKAKKNPALIKKVQLQLEREKKHFNREDGISKKKVLFELEHITKYAGDKLLIKDFSTRILQRDTIAIVGKNGTGKSTFLQLLLGQTKPDSGIIKRGDFTIGYFDQHRTMLDDDKNLIETFCPNGGDRVEVWGKSIHVYGYLKNFLFPKEFLDKKIGSLSGGEKNRVALALLFTKKVDCLILDEPTNDLDIPTINILEENLLKFPGAVIFVSHDRYFVDKIAKKLFIFKGNGIVEESYQSYSEYLEIEKEIHELETLEKTLHTVQEKPIRVRQRKEKLSYKEQKRLEELPTLIESLEETIAQINECLSNPECYEKEGIVAISQKLEELETEHEKLLEEYLDLEEKRERIEGMQ from the coding sequence ATGGCATTGATAGATCTTACACAGATTAAAAAGAGTTACGAAGCACAGAAGATCCTATGTGGTGTAGACTTTACAATCGATGAAGGGGAACGAGTAGCGATTGTCGGGAAAAATGGCAGCGGTAAATCGACTTTGATGAAAATAGTGGCAGGATTGGAAGATTTTGACGAAGGGGAGAGAAAAGTTCGACAAAACTTGAAGATTAGAATGCTCCCGCAGGTTCCAAAATTTGATCCAATACTGACAGTAAAAGAGGCAATTTTAGACCAACTCAAAGAGATCAATGAGGCAAAAAAAAGATATGAGCAAGTGAGTATCAAAATAGCCGAAAATCCGGAAAACAACGCTCTTTTGGAAGAGCTCAATGCCCTCAGCAATTTTCTTGATTATCACAATGCCTGGAATATGGAAGAGAAAATCGAACGAGTCTTGCAAGAGTTTCATCTCAAAAAATATGAAGAGAGACTCGTCACCACACTCAGCGGCGGAGAGCAAAGACGTGTAGCTCTGGCAGGGCTTCTGCTTCAAAAACCGGATCTACTGCTTTTGGATGAACCAACCAACCATCTTGATGTCTATATGGTCTCTTTTTTGGAGGAGATGATTGCAAAAGAGCGCTACACCATGCTTTTTGTAAGTCACGACAGATATTTTATAGACAATGTAGCGACACGTGTAGTTGAAGTGGAAGATTGCCATCTTCGAAGTTTCAAAGGAGGATACAGCAGCTATCTTGAACAAAAAGAGGAACTTTTAAAAAACATGCAAAAGCAGCATGAAAATCTTTTGCGACTTCTCAAACAAGAAGAGGAGTGGCTCAGGCGAGGTGTAAAAGCGAGAGTGAAACGGAATGAAGGACGCAAGAAACGCGTCCTTGAACTCCGTGAAAAAGCCAAAAAAAATCCTGCCCTCATTAAAAAAGTACAACTGCAGTTGGAGCGGGAAAAGAAACATTTTAACAGAGAGGATGGCATCAGTAAGAAAAAAGTTCTCTTTGAGCTGGAACATATCACAAAATATGCCGGTGACAAACTTCTTATAAAAGATTTCTCCACAAGAATTTTACAACGTGACACAATAGCCATTGTAGGGAAAAATGGAACGGGAAAATCAACCTTCTTGCAGCTGCTGTTAGGCCAGACAAAACCGGATAGCGGAATTATCAAACGGGGCGATTTTACAATCGGCTATTTTGATCAACATAGGACGATGCTGGATGACGACAAAAATCTTATCGAAACATTTTGCCCCAATGGAGGAGATAGAGTGGAAGTTTGGGGTAAAAGTATCCATGTATATGGATATCTGAAAAATTTTTTATTCCCAAAAGAGTTTTTGGATAAAAAGATTGGAAGTCTCAGTGGTGGAGAGAAAAATCGTGTTGCACTGGCACTGCTTTTTACAAAAAAGGTGGATTGTCTCATTTTGGATGAGCCTACGAACGATTTGGACATTCCAACAATCAACATCTTGGAAGAAAATCTCCTCAAATTTCCCGGAGCGGTTATTTTTGTAAGCCATGATCGCTATTTCGTCGATAAGATCGCTAAAAAACTCTTTATATTTAAAGGAAACGGTATCGTTGAAGAGTCCTATCAAAGCTATAGCGAATATCTAGAAATAGAAAAAGAGATTCATGAACTAGAAACGTTAGAAAAAACCTTACACACAGTCCAAGAAAAGCCGATACGAGTTCGACAACGCAAGGAAAAACTCTCATATAAAGAGCAAAAAAGACTTGAAGAACTCCCAACTCTCATCGAGTCTCTCGAAGAAACGATAGCACAAATCAACGAATGTCTCAGCAATCCTGAATGCTATGAAAAAGAGGGAATTGTAGCGATTTCTCAAAAACTGGAAGAACTCGAAACAGAACATGAAAAACTGTTAGAAGAGTACCTTGATCTCGAAGAAAAAAGAGAACGGATAGAAGGAATGCAATGA
- a CDS encoding DUF4149 domain-containing protein: MLRWIDITYMMLLGVTLGLVVTLGAFVAPVVFHANSYIGENLLNHFQMGLVMTAIFVKSNYLLNTTAIAIIVRESYDYKRFIRDRIVLPSAATAVLMIFLFTLYYTKQIVAFQAKGSSVINDPLFQSLHKASEIDFGLLGFSLLLLLGRRLYLQCKG; this comes from the coding sequence ATGTTGCGATGGATTGATATAACCTATATGATGTTGCTCGGGGTAACACTAGGACTCGTTGTAACTTTGGGGGCATTTGTGGCACCGGTGGTCTTTCATGCAAATAGTTATATTGGAGAAAATCTCCTGAATCATTTCCAGATGGGACTTGTTATGACGGCAATTTTTGTTAAGAGTAATTATCTACTCAATACGACGGCGATCGCCATCATTGTACGAGAATCCTATGATTATAAACGTTTTATTCGAGATAGAATTGTTCTTCCATCAGCTGCGACTGCCGTTTTGATGATATTTTTATTTACCTTGTATTATACTAAGCAAATAGTTGCGTTCCAAGCCAAAGGGAGTAGTGTTATCAATGACCCATTGTTTCAATCACTTCATAAAGCGAGTGAAATCGATTTTGGATTGCTAGGGTTTTCTCTTTTGTTGTTGCTTGGGCGCAGACTCTATCTTCAGTGTAAAGGATAA
- a CDS encoding CorA family divalent cation transporter gives MKFKLNQYIQDDIFNKEHPSDFDLSNGYGILILRLPYIKENRVHVVSYAFLIKNKEVYIFDRSSKEFALLGDFISLHSYLDVRIDKILAKISRLQTTIEKLEDRLYENDIDTNFANEWLMLKKELSLIERLMSHAMIAFGRFTKHYRAELDEHAYKDLEEHLDRAFRFSKASLEKLDNLYSFYQAKMDEKMNKIMFILTIISAIFLPLTLITGFFGMNTSDLPLTQTSNGTLKATVLAILFEIPFVFWIWRMIKKY, from the coding sequence ATGAAATTCAAACTCAATCAATATATCCAAGATGATATTTTCAATAAAGAGCACCCCAGTGATTTCGATCTCAGCAACGGATACGGGATTTTGATATTACGGCTGCCATATATCAAAGAAAACCGGGTACATGTTGTGAGTTACGCCTTTTTGATCAAGAATAAAGAGGTGTACATATTTGATAGAAGTTCTAAAGAGTTCGCCCTATTGGGAGATTTTATCAGTTTACACAGTTATCTGGATGTACGGATCGATAAGATTTTGGCAAAGATCTCCCGTTTGCAAACAACGATAGAAAAACTCGAAGATAGACTCTACGAAAACGACATCGATACGAACTTTGCAAATGAGTGGCTGATGCTCAAAAAAGAGCTCTCTTTGATAGAACGACTCATGTCCCATGCCATGATAGCGTTTGGTCGGTTTACAAAACACTACAGAGCCGAACTTGATGAACATGCTTACAAAGACCTCGAAGAGCACCTAGATAGGGCATTTCGTTTTAGTAAAGCCTCTCTTGAAAAACTCGACAACCTATATAGCTTCTATCAGGCTAAGATGGATGAAAAGATGAATAAAATTATGTTTATTTTGACTATAATCTCAGCGATTTTCTTACCACTAACCCTAATCACGGGCTTTTTTGGAATGAATACAAGTGATCTGCCTTTGACTCAAACCTCCAATGGAACATTGAAAGCTACAGTCTTGGCTATTCTTTTTGAGATTCCCTTTGTATTTTGGATTTGGAGAATGATCAAAAAATATTGA
- the prmC gene encoding peptide chain release factor N(5)-glutamine methyltransferase, with translation MRIDEALHRARAELAKVAQRPLLEAEILLAYAIKKSRVYLHAHPEEKIDAKPFFELVKRRLAYEPIEYIIQRVSFYGEEFFIQNGVLIPRPETEILIDEVSKELRGDESLAEIGVGSGVISAILKMKFPSLQITATDISDKAIACARKNFQKFGLDIELVQTDLLDGVEKKIDVIVSNPPYIAKGFELEPNVAKYEPHEALFGGREGDEILKKIIDLFLQSSAKILACEMGFDQKNAIRDYVKSRKDIDVRFFKDLAGLDRGFIIQRRCYVAMD, from the coding sequence ATGAGGATAGATGAAGCACTTCACAGGGCTAGGGCAGAGTTAGCCAAAGTTGCCCAAAGGCCTCTTCTGGAGGCAGAGATCCTTTTGGCTTATGCGATTAAAAAGAGTCGTGTCTATCTGCACGCTCATCCAGAAGAGAAGATCGATGCCAAACCTTTTTTCGAACTTGTCAAAAGGCGTCTGGCTTATGAACCGATCGAATATATAATACAGAGAGTCTCTTTTTACGGGGAGGAGTTTTTTATACAAAATGGAGTCCTTATCCCAAGACCTGAGACAGAAATATTGATAGATGAAGTCTCTAAAGAGCTTAGAGGAGACGAGTCTCTTGCAGAGATTGGCGTCGGCAGTGGGGTTATAAGTGCCATTTTGAAAATGAAGTTTCCATCTTTGCAAATCACCGCAACCGATATAAGTGATAAAGCGATAGCTTGTGCTCGGAAAAACTTTCAGAAATTTGGCCTAGATATCGAGTTGGTGCAGACCGATCTTTTAGATGGAGTTGAAAAAAAAATCGATGTGATCGTCTCGAATCCGCCTTATATTGCCAAAGGGTTTGAACTTGAACCAAATGTCGCAAAATATGAACCTCATGAAGCACTCTTTGGTGGTAGAGAAGGGGACGAAATTTTGAAAAAAATCATCGATCTTTTTTTGCAAAGCAGTGCAAAAATCTTGGCTTGTGAGATGGGTTTTGATCAAAAAAATGCTATCCGAGACTATGTGAAGAGTAGAAAAGATATTGATGTTCGGTTTTTTAAAGATTTGGCGGGATTGGATCGTGGATTTATTATACAAAGGAGATGTTATGTTGCGATGGATTGA
- a CDS encoding M48 family metallopeptidase, whose product MLGVSILYGIYILVKLYVSVMQAGFVAKAKHTKAVLMLPSKFIKAGRYSFKKERIAILETFIEYILFLFWMGFGLRWLDTMIQIDDILIKSVVYIDLFFAINYLVTLPFDIYQKFVLDEEFGFNKSTISLFIKDQIKMALLFLVFASILVYIVGWIMLHVSNWWIWGFVFIFSVIILINAIYPTLIAPMFNKFTPLQDEELKKDIEELMAKSGFRANGVYVVDSSKRDTRLNAYFGGLGKSKRVVLFDTLIDKLSKKELLAVLGHELGHFKHKDILKNIVMMGVMFFALFYIFANLPASLYEQAGIPPHAPYSVIAMFLLLSPVFFFFFMPLINFVSRKNEFAADRYGSELGGRANLRNALLKLVEENSHFPLSHPLYIFFYYSHPPILERLKALGFEETSEADEALRGKCVSIDEDR is encoded by the coding sequence ATGTTGGGTGTCAGTATCCTGTATGGGATCTATATTTTAGTCAAACTCTATGTTTCAGTGATGCAGGCTGGATTTGTGGCAAAAGCAAAACATACAAAAGCGGTTTTGATGCTTCCATCTAAATTTATCAAAGCTGGACGGTACAGTTTTAAAAAAGAGCGTATCGCAATTTTGGAAACATTTATAGAGTATATTCTGTTTCTGTTTTGGATGGGATTTGGTCTAAGATGGCTCGATACCATGATCCAGATTGACGATATATTGATCAAAAGCGTGGTCTATATCGATCTTTTCTTTGCAATCAATTATCTTGTAACGCTTCCTTTTGATATTTATCAAAAATTTGTTTTGGATGAGGAGTTCGGGTTTAACAAATCTACAATTTCTCTTTTCATAAAAGACCAGATTAAAATGGCGCTGCTCTTTTTGGTTTTTGCTTCTATTCTTGTCTATATCGTTGGCTGGATTATGCTTCATGTCTCCAACTGGTGGATTTGGGGATTTGTATTTATATTTTCAGTAATAATTCTTATCAATGCCATCTATCCAACGCTCATCGCCCCGATGTTTAACAAATTTACACCTTTGCAAGATGAAGAGCTCAAAAAAGATATCGAAGAGCTCATGGCTAAAAGCGGATTCAGAGCAAACGGCGTGTATGTTGTCGATTCTAGCAAACGGGATACGAGGCTCAACGCCTACTTTGGAGGTCTTGGTAAAAGTAAAAGAGTGGTTCTATTCGATACACTCATCGACAAACTCTCAAAAAAAGAGCTGTTGGCTGTGTTGGGACATGAGTTGGGCCACTTTAAACATAAAGATATTTTGAAAAATATCGTGATGATGGGTGTCATGTTTTTTGCTCTTTTTTACATCTTCGCCAATCTACCGGCTTCTTTGTATGAACAGGCTGGTATACCACCACATGCGCCATATAGTGTGATTGCCATGTTTTTGCTTTTGAGCCCGGTCTTTTTCTTTTTCTTCATGCCCCTTATCAATTTTGTAAGCCGTAAAAACGAGTTTGCAGCAGACAGATACGGCAGTGAACTGGGAGGACGAGCAAATCTTCGAAATGCACTTTTGAAACTTGTAGAAGAGAATAGCCACTTTCCACTTTCCCATCCGCTCTATATCTTTTTCTACTACTCTCATCCGCCGATTTTGGAACGACTTAAAGCACTGGGCTTTGAAGAAACGAGTGAAGCGGATGAAGCATTGAGAGGAAAGTGTGTCTCTATTGATGAGGATAGATGA
- the ftsZ gene encoding cell division protein FtsZ, producing the protein MENGFNIEEKHKVTGANIKTVGVGGGGGNMIGHMIAEGIDGIELIVANTDSQALSTSHAHVKIQLGEKTTRGLGAGMKPEIGREAALESYDEIKEKLEGADIVFISAGMGGGTGTGAAPIIAQAAKEVGALTISVVTKPFKFEGRRRSRLAEEGINELKKESDSIVVIPNDKLLSIVDKKLGIKDSFRIVDDVLARAVGGISGVILSYGQNDINLDFADVQTVMSHRGLALMGVGEAQGENSAYEAIKSAVESPLLDNMSINGAMGVLVHFTIHPDYPLVDISEAMDVVYESADEDAHVIFGTTTNENMAPDQVKITLIATGFEHQEEKSEPVQIVKPIQDTMKIRKKVSGGYEENEDVLDIPTFLRKQMD; encoded by the coding sequence ATGGAGAACGGTTTTAATATCGAAGAAAAACATAAAGTAACTGGAGCAAATATAAAAACTGTTGGCGTTGGTGGTGGCGGCGGAAACATGATAGGCCATATGATCGCTGAAGGCATTGACGGGATAGAACTGATCGTTGCCAACACAGATTCCCAAGCGCTGTCCACATCGCACGCGCATGTAAAAATCCAGCTTGGCGAAAAAACAACAAGAGGACTGGGGGCCGGGATGAAGCCGGAGATCGGTCGCGAAGCCGCCCTGGAAAGCTATGACGAAATCAAGGAGAAACTTGAAGGAGCCGATATCGTCTTCATCTCTGCTGGTATGGGAGGCGGTACGGGGACAGGAGCAGCCCCCATCATAGCTCAAGCAGCAAAAGAAGTTGGAGCATTAACGATCTCGGTTGTAACAAAACCTTTTAAATTTGAAGGTCGCAGACGAAGTAGACTTGCCGAAGAAGGAATCAACGAACTCAAAAAAGAGAGTGATTCCATTGTCGTGATTCCCAACGATAAACTTCTCTCCATTGTCGATAAAAAACTGGGAATCAAAGATAGCTTTCGCATCGTCGATGATGTCCTTGCAAGAGCGGTGGGAGGAATAAGCGGAGTCATTCTCTCCTATGGTCAAAACGATATCAACCTTGACTTTGCCGATGTCCAGACAGTCATGAGCCATAGAGGTCTGGCACTCATGGGTGTGGGCGAAGCCCAAGGCGAAAACTCTGCATACGAAGCGATCAAAAGTGCCGTTGAGTCACCATTGCTGGACAATATGTCCATCAACGGTGCGATGGGTGTGCTTGTCCACTTTACGATTCATCCGGACTACCCACTTGTGGATATCAGTGAAGCGATGGATGTTGTCTATGAAAGCGCAGATGAAGATGCACATGTTATTTTTGGTACGACAACAAATGAAAACATGGCTCCAGATCAAGTCAAAATCACTCTCATCGCCACGGGTTTCGAACATCAAGAGGAGAAATCGGAACCTGTACAGATCGTAAAACCTATCCAAGACACCATGAAAATACGAAAGAAAGTAAGTGGAGGATACGAAGAGAACGAGGATGTTCTCGACATTCCAACTTTTCTCAGAAAGCAGATGGATTAA
- a CDS encoding peptidylprolyl isomerase, translating into MISWMQKHKKYLVITIWISTIAFVGAGFVGWGAYKYGSASDAVAEVGNEKITLKEFQQRYANVYNYYNKMLQGKLDQEQAKKMGLDKMVLNELIQEALLENYAHDLGLIVTDEEVAQKIASMKVFWQNGHFEKSLYNKLLQQNRIKPKDFEQSIRKELLLNKLHQALLYSKPLQLEFDTMASALFMGDKIEYTVLTDKDIDVTVTRTELKKYYDKHKNEYKTAPKYDLSIIEMPIKHFKVSEEELKSYYKQNRLKYKDANGKILPFDKAKKQVMHDLDIKKSKKEALKKYIQFKKGKLQAQKHLIVAQNNTSFPLPLMQKIAQASQNSVLKPILVEDRYVIVKVNKKIPPLPMPFEKAVTEVKKDLLQQKRYQLLLEKAKKMVKNFKGTITEGYISKEDFDKLNQLSPQEAQLFLQKLFISQDARGFVALGNKKVVLYHILDQKLQLMPKIRKNKALISNNSVKLKNTIQNDNLIKKLQTMYEIKVYKGI; encoded by the coding sequence ATGATTAGCTGGATGCAAAAACATAAAAAATATCTTGTCATTACCATATGGATCAGTACGATCGCTTTTGTAGGGGCCGGATTTGTCGGATGGGGTGCATACAAATATGGCTCAGCATCTGATGCAGTCGCCGAAGTGGGCAATGAAAAAATAACACTGAAAGAGTTTCAACAGCGTTATGCAAATGTATACAACTACTACAACAAGATGCTGCAAGGGAAACTTGATCAAGAACAAGCCAAAAAGATGGGCCTGGACAAAATGGTACTCAATGAACTGATCCAAGAAGCTCTTTTGGAAAACTATGCCCACGACCTTGGCCTCATAGTGACGGATGAAGAGGTGGCTCAAAAGATCGCTTCCATGAAAGTTTTTTGGCAAAACGGCCATTTTGAAAAGAGTCTCTACAACAAACTATTACAGCAAAACCGTATCAAACCAAAAGACTTTGAACAGAGCATTCGAAAAGAGCTTCTTTTGAACAAACTCCATCAAGCACTCTTATACTCAAAACCTCTACAACTCGAATTTGACACGATGGCTTCCGCTCTCTTCATGGGCGATAAAATAGAATATACCGTTTTAACTGACAAGGATATCGATGTTACCGTCACACGAACAGAGCTGAAAAAGTATTATGATAAACATAAAAATGAATATAAAACGGCTCCAAAATATGACCTCTCCATAATAGAGATGCCTATCAAACATTTCAAAGTCAGTGAGGAGGAACTCAAGAGCTACTATAAACAGAATAGACTCAAATACAAAGACGCAAACGGTAAAATTCTTCCTTTTGATAAAGCGAAAAAACAGGTGATGCATGATCTTGATATCAAAAAAAGCAAAAAAGAGGCTCTCAAAAAGTACATTCAATTTAAAAAAGGAAAATTACAAGCGCAAAAACATCTGATCGTAGCTCAAAATAACACATCGTTCCCCCTCCCTCTCATGCAAAAAATTGCACAAGCTTCTCAAAATAGCGTATTGAAGCCAATCTTGGTCGAAGATCGCTATGTTATCGTCAAAGTCAATAAAAAAATTCCACCATTGCCGATGCCTTTTGAAAAAGCCGTTACAGAGGTGAAAAAAGATCTGTTACAACAAAAACGTTATCAACTTTTACTTGAAAAAGCGAAAAAGATGGTCAAAAATTTCAAGGGAACTATAACAGAGGGTTATATCAGTAAAGAGGATTTCGATAAGCTGAACCAACTTTCACCCCAAGAGGCTCAACTGTTTTTACAAAAGCTTTTCATCTCCCAAGACGCGAGGGGTTTTGTGGCACTTGGAAACAAAAAAGTCGTTCTGTATCACATTCTTGATCAAAAACTGCAACTGATGCCTAAAATAAGGAAAAATAAAGCACTGATAAGCAATAATAGTGTAAAGTTAAAAAATACGATCCAAAATGACAATTTGATAAAAAAATTACAAACTATGTATGAAATAAAAGTGTACAAAGGAATTTAG